In Wenyingzhuangia fucanilytica, the following are encoded in one genomic region:
- a CDS encoding glycoside hydrolase family 2 TIM barrel-domain containing protein, with translation MKNYCLALLFLISINVVAQQNDWENPHVNQINRLPAHATFYTYDNLNDAKENSREKSSLFKSLNGDWQFNWVAKPADASNNFYKPNFDTSSWEVIDVPSSWEMRGYGKAIYTNSTYPFFSDFPFINHEDNPVGHYVKSFKVDKSWNNKDIILHFGGVSSAFYVWINGEFVGYSEDTRLPSEFDITKYIKAGNNKIAVKVYRWSDGSYLEAQDHWRLSGIEREVYLQAVPKVRLYDFTIRTEFEKNNEDALLQIRPEFIANITDKYVEKVGHFGDAPLKTTVDNWTLSTQLLDEEGNAVGETTNTKLKKYFGEFYPQRDNVPFALIETKVKSPKKWSADRPYLYTLLFTLKDDKGNSVQYTSTKVGFRTLKIDDRGRFLVNGNPVKMIGVNRHDHHMTNGKALSRADMEADVKLLKQFNFNAVRTSHYPNDPYFYDLCDEYGIYVMDEANLETHGLRGKLSNTPEWSNAFLERAVRMVERDKNHPSIVIWSLGNESGMGPNHAAMSGWIKEMDPTRYVHYEGAQGDATDARYKKEYFNLGKGNPTDPKWVDMLSRMYPQAQELQSLIEDTSFDKRPVLMCEYAHAMGNSVGNMQTYWDVIYNNDRALGGYIWDWIDQGILKKDKKGVDYLAYGGDFGDKPNSGSFCINGIIAADRTPKPEIYECKKVNQPVVISEVNALEGTFTILNRHHAVDLSQYNLVWELSKNGEVIQSGNLATLSTKPYQIETFKIPFKKPKALLNDEFYINILGKLKRNTLWANKEYVVFEEQFKMPFNIQKSKEKTVKFPSVVVQETSDKITVNNKLMKVEVDKKTGLISSYKFKTNEYFKSPLKLNFWRPETENDAAYRKSKKQTNERDWLKAGDLFEVVYIELISENDNKAIIEVKGEIKNPKTSIGLIYTIFGNGQVHVAYTSNIDKNAPNIPKIGMQFDISNQYKEVTYLGKGPQANYQDRQTGAFVGIYKGDATTMNYGYVVPQEYGNHMDTRWFKVKNKQGKGLLVKGDFPLNFSVLPYSTMNIEAATHTNELINREVLTVNIDHIQMGVGGDNTWSFRAEPHPEYLIHPGVYKYAFTLMPIQD, from the coding sequence ATGAAAAATTATTGTTTGGCATTACTTTTTTTGATTAGCATTAATGTTGTAGCTCAACAAAACGATTGGGAAAATCCACACGTAAATCAAATCAATAGACTGCCTGCTCATGCTACTTTTTATACTTATGATAATCTTAATGATGCTAAAGAAAATAGTAGAGAAAAATCATCTTTATTTAAATCATTAAATGGGGATTGGCAATTTAATTGGGTGGCAAAACCTGCTGATGCTTCTAATAATTTTTACAAACCTAATTTTGATACTTCTAGTTGGGAGGTTATTGATGTGCCTTCTAGTTGGGAAATGAGAGGCTATGGAAAAGCCATTTACACCAATTCAACCTATCCGTTTTTTAGTGATTTTCCATTTATTAATCACGAAGACAATCCTGTGGGGCATTATGTAAAATCATTTAAGGTAGATAAATCATGGAACAATAAAGATATCATTCTACATTTTGGAGGTGTGTCATCTGCATTTTATGTTTGGATAAATGGGGAGTTTGTTGGTTATAGTGAAGATACTAGATTGCCATCGGAGTTTGATATTACCAAATATATTAAAGCAGGAAATAATAAAATTGCTGTAAAAGTTTATAGATGGAGTGATGGTAGTTATTTAGAAGCACAAGATCATTGGCGTTTAAGTGGTATAGAAAGAGAAGTTTATTTACAAGCAGTTCCTAAAGTGCGTTTGTACGATTTTACAATTAGAACTGAGTTCGAAAAAAATAATGAAGATGCTTTGTTACAAATTCGCCCAGAGTTTATCGCAAATATTACTGATAAGTATGTTGAAAAAGTAGGGCATTTTGGAGATGCTCCCTTAAAAACCACAGTTGATAATTGGACGTTAAGTACACAATTATTAGATGAAGAAGGAAATGCTGTTGGAGAAACAACAAATACAAAACTGAAAAAATATTTTGGAGAGTTTTATCCTCAGCGAGATAATGTGCCTTTTGCATTGATAGAAACCAAAGTAAAATCACCAAAAAAGTGGTCTGCAGACCGTCCGTATTTATATACTTTATTATTTACGCTTAAAGATGATAAAGGAAATTCGGTTCAATATACAAGTACCAAAGTTGGTTTTAGAACTTTAAAAATTGATGATAGAGGAAGGTTTTTAGTAAATGGAAATCCTGTAAAAATGATAGGAGTAAACCGTCATGATCATCACATGACAAACGGTAAAGCTCTGTCTAGAGCAGATATGGAGGCTGATGTAAAACTTTTAAAGCAGTTTAATTTTAATGCGGTAAGAACCTCTCATTACCCAAACGATCCGTATTTCTATGATTTATGTGATGAATATGGAATTTATGTAATGGATGAGGCCAATTTAGAAACGCATGGACTTAGAGGTAAATTATCTAATACCCCAGAGTGGTCAAACGCTTTTTTAGAAAGAGCGGTGCGTATGGTAGAACGTGATAAAAATCATCCAAGTATTGTTATTTGGTCTTTAGGGAATGAATCTGGTATGGGGCCAAATCACGCTGCAATGTCAGGATGGATTAAAGAAATGGATCCAACAAGATATGTTCATTACGAAGGTGCTCAAGGAGATGCTACGGATGCTCGTTATAAAAAAGAGTATTTTAATTTAGGTAAAGGAAATCCAACAGATCCAAAATGGGTAGATATGTTGAGTAGAATGTATCCACAAGCACAAGAATTACAAAGTTTGATAGAGGATACTAGCTTTGATAAACGCCCTGTGTTGATGTGTGAATATGCACACGCTATGGGAAATTCTGTAGGAAATATGCAAACGTATTGGGATGTAATTTATAATAATGATAGGGCTTTAGGAGGTTATATATGGGATTGGATAGACCAAGGAATTCTAAAAAAAGATAAAAAAGGTGTTGACTACTTGGCTTATGGAGGTGATTTTGGAGACAAACCAAATTCTGGAAGTTTTTGTATTAACGGAATTATTGCTGCGGATAGAACTCCAAAACCAGAAATTTACGAATGTAAAAAAGTAAATCAACCTGTTGTAATTTCTGAAGTAAATGCCTTAGAGGGGACTTTTACAATTTTAAATCGTCATCATGCTGTTGATTTATCGCAATATAATTTGGTTTGGGAATTGTCTAAAAATGGAGAGGTAATTCAGTCTGGAAATTTAGCTACATTATCAACAAAACCATATCAAATAGAAACTTTTAAAATACCTTTCAAGAAGCCTAAAGCATTGTTAAATGATGAATTTTACATCAATATTTTAGGTAAACTAAAAAGAAATACTTTATGGGCTAATAAAGAATATGTTGTTTTTGAAGAACAGTTTAAAATGCCTTTTAACATTCAAAAGTCAAAAGAAAAAACAGTAAAATTTCCATCTGTGGTTGTTCAAGAAACTTCAGATAAAATTACTGTAAACAATAAACTAATGAAGGTTGAGGTTGATAAAAAAACTGGACTTATTTCTTCGTACAAATTTAAAACGAATGAATATTTTAAGAGTCCATTAAAATTGAATTTTTGGAGACCAGAAACGGAAAATGATGCTGCGTATAGAAAAAGTAAAAAACAGACAAATGAACGTGATTGGTTAAAAGCAGGCGATTTATTTGAGGTTGTGTACATAGAGTTAATTTCAGAAAATGATAATAAAGCTATTATAGAAGTAAAAGGGGAAATTAAAAACCCTAAAACCTCTATAGGTTTAATCTATACTATTTTTGGAAATGGGCAAGTGCACGTAGCTTATACAAGTAATATTGATAAAAACGCACCTAATATTCCCAAAATAGGAATGCAGTTTGATATTTCAAATCAATACAAAGAGGTAACATATTTAGGAAAAGGCCCACAGGCCAACTATCAAGATAGACAAACTGGAGCTTTTGTGGGTATTTATAAAGGAGATGCCACTACCATGAACTACGGATATGTAGTGCCTCAAGAATATGGAAACCACATGGATACTCGCTGGTTTAAAGTTAAAAACAAACAAGGAAAAGGACTTTTGGTAAAAGGAGATTTTCCTTTGAACTTTAGTGTATTACCTTATAGTACAATGAATATAGAAGCAGCCACACATACCAATGAACTTATAAACCGTGAAGTATTAACTGTAAATATAGATCATATTCAAATGGGAGTAGGAGGTGATAATACTTGGTCTTTTAGAGCAGAACCGCATCCAGAATATTTAATTCATCCAGGAGTTTATAAATATGCTTTTACACTGATGCCTATTCAAGATTAA